In Leptospira congkakensis, one DNA window encodes the following:
- a CDS encoding rhomboid family intramembrane serine protease: protein MRSFIWEFPLTAGFSLFLFVLYPVVSIFFPDLIGVYFIATPGEFEPINWILSTFFHGSGAHLLSNLFFLLLLGRVVENRVGKEKWLLFYFMAGILSVLGDAIVRGLILGDRTPIVGASGAISGLASAATLLSPFRFPISKTKSIPFPVFLFGWMMVYSDVTNLFARDQVAHWAHLGGFFSVFVTSYLLGDKERREIRQGFLLNFTFFTLTIILLFFINNR from the coding sequence ATGCGATCATTCATTTGGGAATTTCCCCTCACCGCCGGATTTTCATTATTTCTTTTTGTTTTGTACCCTGTTGTTTCTATTTTTTTTCCAGATTTGATTGGTGTTTATTTTATAGCAACACCCGGTGAATTCGAACCCATCAACTGGATACTTTCTACTTTCTTTCACGGATCAGGCGCCCATTTACTTTCTAATCTATTTTTTCTATTACTCCTCGGTAGAGTTGTGGAAAATCGAGTTGGTAAAGAGAAATGGTTATTGTTTTATTTTATGGCAGGAATATTGTCCGTGTTAGGTGATGCTATCGTTCGGGGTTTGATTTTAGGTGATCGAACTCCGATTGTAGGAGCCAGTGGGGCCATTTCTGGTTTGGCATCAGCAGCAACATTACTTTCTCCTTTTCGTTTTCCAATATCAAAAACAAAATCCATTCCTTTTCCCGTATTTCTTTTCGGTTGGATGATGGTATATTCTGATGTGACCAATTTGTTTGCTAGGGATCAGGTGGCGCACTGGGCTCATCTCGGTGGTTTTTTCTCGGTCTTCGTAACGAGTTACTTACTCGGTGACAAAGAAAGGCGAGAAATCAGACAGGGCTTTCTTCTAAACTTTACCTTTTTTACATTGACTATCATTCTTCTTTTTTTTATCAACAATAGGTAA
- a CDS encoding S8 family serine peptidase produces the protein MNQLKTTVSILLFVSFLFGNCKPVDDNDPLSDNLFYILLFSALANAKEEYCSFSPNTNGDVLYNDQWHLRNLGQFGGTIGEDANVFPVWNQGASGNQVIVSVVDDGLDIRHEDLSSNISVTARGLNLLNNTIYPTHTYSTSFHGTAVGGVIAARANNGVGVRGAAPCSKLVGVNILEKSTIYTSDEYRAMVNESARVSISNNSWGSPDGYGWLWPSSSLWQQGVKEGLQTGKAGKGSVYVWAAGNGANGGTISAPVLVDNANYDGQANYYGVMAIGGIGEDGKKANYSESGANVWVVAHTQGNNTTSYTTAISTTDASGSFGLNTGNIAGDYSQSSYTKRFNGTSSSTPLAAGVIGLLLSQYPNLSWRDVRELVAYSARKNDPADADWSVNGAGLNINHKYGFGAVDATSLLSMSNNWPLITASQIIDTRNALTPNVPIPDNDLMTGATVNYSVTSPISYIEYVDLEFTSNHTYFPELYILVISPNGTISFLAEPHGCANPYSNSFCTSGNTSIAAMTGSSTYRFGMARNLGENPNGTWIIRVYDASATDTGSINSVQLRFYGR, from the coding sequence ATGAATCAATTGAAAACTACAGTTTCCATTCTCCTTTTCGTAAGTTTTTTATTTGGAAATTGTAAACCAGTCGATGATAACGATCCGCTAAGCGACAATCTATTTTACATTTTATTGTTTTCTGCCCTAGCCAATGCGAAAGAGGAATACTGCTCTTTTTCTCCGAATACAAACGGAGACGTTCTTTATAACGACCAGTGGCATTTACGAAACTTGGGTCAATTTGGGGGAACGATTGGTGAGGATGCCAACGTTTTTCCTGTTTGGAACCAAGGAGCATCTGGAAATCAAGTTATTGTCAGTGTTGTGGACGATGGCCTTGACATTCGGCATGAGGATCTCTCCTCAAATATTTCTGTCACTGCTCGTGGATTAAATCTTTTAAACAATACTATATATCCAACTCATACTTATTCGACTAGTTTCCACGGAACTGCTGTTGGAGGAGTGATTGCTGCTAGAGCGAACAATGGAGTTGGTGTTCGTGGAGCTGCCCCCTGTTCAAAGTTAGTTGGTGTTAATATTTTAGAAAAGTCTACAATTTATACTTCTGATGAATATAGAGCTATGGTCAACGAATCGGCTCGAGTTTCTATTTCCAATAATAGTTGGGGATCTCCAGATGGATATGGTTGGCTTTGGCCTTCCAGTTCCCTTTGGCAACAAGGTGTGAAAGAAGGTCTGCAAACAGGGAAAGCTGGAAAAGGATCCGTGTATGTTTGGGCTGCCGGAAATGGCGCGAACGGGGGGACAATTTCTGCACCAGTTCTCGTAGACAATGCAAATTACGACGGTCAGGCGAACTATTACGGAGTGATGGCAATTGGTGGAATTGGTGAAGATGGTAAAAAAGCAAATTATTCAGAATCTGGTGCCAATGTATGGGTAGTTGCTCATACCCAAGGTAACAATACAACATCTTATACGACTGCTATTTCTACTACGGATGCTTCTGGATCCTTTGGACTGAATACAGGAAATATTGCTGGCGATTATTCACAATCTAGCTACACAAAAAGGTTTAATGGAACATCATCATCTACTCCGTTAGCAGCAGGAGTCATTGGATTATTGTTAAGTCAATATCCAAATTTATCTTGGCGCGACGTACGAGAGTTAGTTGCTTATTCTGCAAGAAAAAACGATCCAGCAGATGCTGATTGGTCAGTAAATGGGGCTGGTTTAAATATCAATCATAAATACGGTTTTGGTGCAGTCGATGCGACAAGTTTACTCTCAATGTCCAATAATTGGCCTCTCATTACCGCTAGTCAAATTATAGATACAAGAAATGCACTTACACCAAATGTACCAATTCCAGACAATGATCTAATGACTGGTGCCACAGTGAATTATTCTGTGACTTCACCAATTTCTTATATTGAATATGTTGATCTTGAATTTACTTCGAATCATACTTATTTTCCAGAATTATATATACTTGTTATTTCCCCTAATGGAACCATTAGTTTCTTAGCAGAACCACATGGATGTGCTAATCCTTATAGTAATTCCTTTTGTACATCTGGTAACACCTCAATTGCTGCTATGACAGGATCTTCAACCTATCGTTTTGGAATGGCACGTAATTTAGGAGAAAATCCGAATGGAACTTGGATCATCAGAGTTTATGACGCAAGTGCCACAGATACTGGATCTATTAACTCAGTTCAATTAAGATTTTACGGTAGGTAA
- a CDS encoding hydrolase, carbon-nitrogen family protein produces MHNLYVPPYKILLFIVLFGFGFFSASILKDDQTTLPKFDIPKPDISFDFNINLDFNFSKPEVDEEIQKPNKPWNEVFIQTNGTDRKYGNLVGIQLVLQPEDFVKEEWWKEKIEETLNKGKSSGIFDRKTIVIFPEHTGTGLVFLDEKSRFLNAESLEKALKTKGENFSVSDLIYLKSEKMAEVYVRTFSELAKQYNVPILGGTIILPNPKIVKGNLVLDLKGPLYNVAIPFSADGKLMDPLVKKSVLTEEEVSILTPGEPTQDRVWVVPGWKVAIFIGQEVFDSNLYNRLAGKPIDGLISPSASYPNMKWQNLDLEDSNVWKGEGLPKYIKSTKAQDLVQVFMSGHLFGKSWNGKTFNLRDFSNEDQVGSVESPTILNLYF; encoded by the coding sequence ATGCATAATTTATATGTTCCACCTTATAAAATTCTTCTTTTTATTGTTTTGTTTGGATTTGGTTTTTTTTCTGCTTCTATTCTCAAAGACGACCAAACCACCTTACCAAAGTTTGATATACCAAAACCGGATATCAGTTTCGATTTTAATATAAATTTAGATTTCAATTTTAGTAAACCAGAGGTTGATGAAGAAATTCAAAAACCCAATAAACCTTGGAACGAAGTTTTCATCCAAACAAACGGAACAGATCGTAAATATGGTAATTTAGTTGGGATTCAATTGGTTTTACAACCGGAAGACTTTGTAAAAGAAGAATGGTGGAAAGAAAAAATTGAAGAAACTCTAAATAAAGGAAAATCATCTGGGATATTTGACCGAAAAACAATTGTTATATTCCCTGAACATACAGGAACTGGATTAGTATTTTTAGATGAAAAATCTAGATTTTTGAATGCAGAATCTTTGGAAAAAGCACTAAAAACCAAAGGTGAGAATTTTTCAGTTTCAGATTTGATTTATTTGAAATCGGAAAAAATGGCAGAAGTTTATGTTAGAACTTTTTCTGAATTAGCAAAACAATACAATGTCCCTATTTTGGGTGGTACCATTATTTTACCGAATCCAAAAATTGTGAAAGGTAACTTGGTTCTTGATCTGAAAGGTCCATTGTACAATGTAGCCATTCCTTTTTCAGCTGATGGAAAGTTAATGGATCCACTCGTTAAAAAATCAGTTCTAACAGAAGAAGAAGTTTCCATTCTTACGCCTGGGGAACCAACTCAGGATCGTGTTTGGGTGGTTCCTGGATGGAAAGTTGCTATTTTCATTGGGCAGGAAGTTTTTGATTCTAATCTTTATAACCGCCTTGCCGGAAAACCGATTGATGGTTTGATTTCCCCTTCTGCATCCTATCCAAATATGAAATGGCAAAACCTTGATTTAGAAGATTCTAATGTTTGGAAAGGGGAAGGTTTGCCAAAATATATAAAATCAACAAAAGCCCAAGACCTTGTCCAAGTGTTTATGTCTGGGCATTTATTTGGGAAAAGTTGGAACGGAAAAACATTTAACTTAAGAGACTTTTCCAATGAGGATCAGGTGGGATCGGTAGAAAGCCCTACAATCTTAAATTTGTACTTTTAG
- a CDS encoding NUDIX domain-containing protein: MSKHGFFQITQKLFLRNGENLLVMRDRKSGHGDLPGGRMNEDEFFSDWSESIFREVTEELGEEVKVTVNPEPIFIHKHLVNEGNIPCVIIAYTANLVSGEIQLSDEHDFMDWVNIRTFDPSKLFSEYMLDAVQLYLKKYA, translated from the coding sequence GTGAGCAAACACGGTTTTTTTCAAATCACCCAGAAATTGTTTCTTCGTAATGGCGAAAACTTATTGGTTATGCGAGATAGAAAGTCTGGCCATGGTGATTTACCCGGTGGCAGAATGAATGAAGACGAATTCTTTTCTGATTGGTCAGAAAGTATCTTTCGTGAAGTAACAGAAGAATTAGGCGAAGAAGTTAAAGTTACCGTTAATCCTGAACCAATTTTTATTCATAAACATCTGGTAAATGAAGGAAATATCCCCTGCGTAATCATCGCATATACCGCAAATTTAGTGAGTGGTGAAATTCAATTATCAGATGAACATGACTTTATGGACTGGGTAAATATAAGAACCTTTGATCCATCAAAACTTTTTTCGGAGTACATGTTGGATGCAGTCCAACTCTATTTAAAGAAATATGCATAA
- a CDS encoding alcohol dehydrogenase catalytic domain-containing protein — protein MNLKFRAKDYTSDDSFESAEYEYFGNETEGWEIKRNGTPYLHLGPGYIPLKTISCGVCSTDIDRRFLPFPLPQIIGHEVLAEGLGENQGKQFVVEINDTYEARGDQNSDQFCKEGIPTHSPERRVLGIDRLPGGFGPYILAPVHAAISLEGVSPKAAVLMEPFAAALQAILASPPKPGDHVAVLGPRRLGSLILAALASYRKTNNSDFRITAITRHDHLVALSKSMGADEVVDLRKTDISQLKSQFDIVYDTTSTTSGFESALQIAKREVHLKTTNGQVMAGIAHLTELVVDELSILPYTESNVLFHWKKENRTNQNVFVFGGVSESVKENLKKQFTVFEGSVSEAENILNSEKFSNHLPRFDLVVVSNPEELSLAIRPNPNHENSLVRPRGAILVDSSTGNLWSEEANLVAKFFIDGKEIHSSRCGDFHMAISLLRDNPDITKALETNLISHRFPSDQLELAYTTAKDPSSVKVVVDFT, from the coding sequence ATGAACTTAAAATTTCGAGCGAAGGATTACACATCCGATGACTCGTTTGAATCAGCAGAATACGAGTATTTTGGGAATGAAACTGAAGGATGGGAGATCAAAAGGAATGGTACACCTTACCTACATTTAGGCCCAGGTTACATCCCTCTCAAAACCATTTCTTGTGGTGTTTGTTCCACTGATATAGACCGACGTTTTTTACCTTTTCCTTTGCCTCAAATCATTGGGCATGAAGTCCTAGCGGAAGGTCTCGGTGAAAACCAAGGCAAACAATTTGTAGTCGAAATCAACGATACCTACGAAGCTCGCGGAGACCAAAACTCAGACCAATTTTGCAAAGAAGGAATTCCTACGCATTCCCCAGAAAGACGAGTGCTTGGAATTGACAGACTTCCTGGTGGGTTCGGACCTTATATTCTCGCCCCAGTCCATGCGGCAATTTCACTCGAGGGAGTTTCTCCCAAAGCAGCGGTTCTGATGGAACCTTTTGCCGCCGCCTTACAGGCCATCCTTGCTTCTCCTCCAAAACCAGGAGACCATGTGGCGGTTCTTGGCCCCCGTCGTTTAGGTAGTTTGATTTTAGCAGCACTTGCATCCTACCGAAAAACCAATAATTCTGATTTTCGCATAACGGCCATCACAAGACATGATCATTTGGTGGCCTTATCTAAGTCTATGGGAGCTGATGAAGTTGTTGATCTTCGCAAAACGGACATTAGTCAGTTGAAGAGTCAATTTGATATTGTTTACGATACTACTTCTACGACTTCAGGATTTGAATCTGCTTTACAAATTGCCAAAAGGGAAGTCCATTTAAAAACCACGAATGGCCAAGTAATGGCCGGGATCGCCCATTTGACAGAACTTGTAGTGGATGAACTTTCCATCCTTCCTTACACAGAATCAAATGTTTTGTTTCATTGGAAAAAGGAAAACCGAACCAACCAGAATGTATTTGTGTTTGGTGGTGTTTCAGAGTCCGTTAAAGAAAATCTAAAAAAACAATTCACAGTTTTTGAAGGGAGTGTTTCTGAAGCAGAGAACATTTTAAATTCAGAAAAATTTTCCAATCATTTGCCTCGATTTGATCTAGTGGTTGTTTCCAACCCAGAAGAATTGAGTTTGGCAATTCGTCCGAACCCAAACCATGAAAATTCTTTGGTTCGTCCTAGAGGAGCTATTCTTGTGGATTCTAGTACTGGAAACTTATGGTCAGAAGAGGCAAACCTTGTGGCAAAGTTTTTTATCGACGGAAAAGAAATTCATAGTTCTCGTTGTGGAGATTTTCATATGGCAATCTCTTTACTTCGTGACAATCCCGATATCACAAAGGCATTAGAAACCAATTTGATTTCTCATCGATTTCCTTCTGACCAGTTGGAATTGGCATATACAACAGCAAAAGATCCATCAAGCGTTAAGGTAGTAGTCGACTTTACATAA
- the prfA gene encoding peptide chain release factor 1, producing the protein MIDRLKKIQEKYLRIEDELAKATASDTLKNLSKERSRLTPVYTKADEYLKITKDCEDAKLLLESENDPDMHSMLKSEIEEGEKKLEELAKELEIMLLPPDPNSGKSILVEIRAGTGGEESGLFCAHLFRMYNKYADKKGIRTEIIDASPTGIGGFKEVVFSLDDDKAYDLFKFESGTHRVQRIPETESGGRIHTSAVTVAILPEAEEKEVEIRESDLRIDVYRSSGAGGQHVNTTDSAVRITHIPTGIVVASQEERSQIKNRDKAMRVLRARIVDQMADAAKQSADALKKAQVGSGDRSERIRTYNFPQGRCTDHRIGFTSHNLPAIMEGDLDELIDALVQEDRSKRLAEAKA; encoded by the coding sequence ATGATAGATAGATTGAAAAAAATTCAAGAAAAATACCTGCGTATCGAGGATGAGCTCGCCAAAGCCACCGCATCCGATACTTTGAAGAATCTATCGAAAGAAAGATCTCGCCTAACGCCAGTATATACAAAAGCAGATGAGTATTTAAAAATAACTAAAGATTGTGAAGACGCAAAATTACTCTTAGAGTCCGAAAATGATCCAGACATGCATTCCATGTTGAAGTCAGAAATTGAAGAGGGTGAAAAAAAACTCGAGGAACTTGCGAAAGAACTCGAAATCATGTTGTTACCACCAGATCCAAATTCTGGAAAAAGTATCCTCGTAGAAATTCGTGCTGGAACTGGTGGGGAAGAGTCTGGATTATTTTGTGCACATCTATTTCGAATGTATAACAAGTATGCAGATAAAAAAGGAATCAGAACAGAAATTATCGATGCAAGTCCCACTGGGATCGGGGGTTTCAAAGAAGTTGTATTTTCTTTAGATGACGATAAAGCATACGATTTATTTAAATTTGAATCTGGAACCCACCGAGTACAAAGGATTCCTGAAACAGAATCTGGGGGAAGGATTCACACTTCTGCAGTAACTGTTGCTATACTTCCTGAAGCAGAGGAAAAAGAAGTAGAAATCAGAGAAAGTGACTTAAGAATTGACGTTTATCGGTCGTCAGGTGCTGGTGGTCAGCACGTTAACACAACTGACTCTGCGGTTAGGATTACACATATTCCTACCGGTATTGTTGTAGCTTCACAGGAAGAACGTTCTCAAATCAAAAACCGTGACAAAGCAATGCGAGTTTTACGAGCAAGAATTGTTGATCAAATGGCAGATGCCGCAAAACAAAGCGCAGATGCTTTGAAAAAAGCACAAGTAGGGTCTGGGGATAGATCAGAACGAATTCGAACTTATAACTTTCCTCAAGGACGTTGTACAGACCACCGAATTGGTTTTACGAGTCATAATTTACCTGCCATTATGGAAGGTGATTTGGACGAATTGATTGATGCTTTAGTACAAGAAGATAGATCAAAAAGATTGGCAGAAGCAAAAGCATAA
- a CDS encoding chemotaxis protein CheX, with protein MNSLSPLEKDSLCELFNISLGGAAKLMGEMISDEILLTVPSLQLITAEEAKNIAHLANHDVCTIEQKFIGEIGDGSAFLLFHKSASLEIVKMMMKDYIALNEVSQFEKDALSEIGNIILNAVLSNLAKLSNYKIETHVPEFFAGKYEDLIIQRSPQKDNSILLVFIDYKLKGKDIKGYIFFILNFDSIKNLSRVLIEKLKQ; from the coding sequence ATGAATTCCTTATCACCACTAGAAAAAGACTCGTTATGCGAACTATTCAATATCAGTTTGGGTGGTGCCGCAAAATTAATGGGGGAAATGATTTCCGATGAAATTTTACTCACAGTCCCAAGCCTACAACTCATTACCGCGGAAGAAGCAAAAAACATAGCCCATCTTGCAAATCATGACGTTTGCACCATCGAACAAAAGTTTATCGGCGAAATTGGAGATGGTTCTGCGTTTCTTTTGTTTCATAAAAGTGCAAGTTTGGAAATAGTCAAAATGATGATGAAAGACTATATTGCATTAAACGAAGTTTCTCAGTTCGAAAAAGATGCACTGAGTGAAATTGGAAACATCATACTAAATGCGGTTTTATCCAATTTAGCCAAACTTTCTAATTATAAAATAGAAACACATGTTCCAGAATTTTTCGCTGGTAAATATGAGGATCTAATCATCCAAAGAAGTCCTCAAAAAGACAACTCAATCCTTTTAGTTTTTATCGATTATAAACTGAAAGGTAAAGATATCAAAGGGTATATCTTTTTTATTCTGAATTTCGATAGTATTAAAAATCTCTCAAGAGTGCTGATTGAAAAGTTGAAACAGTGA
- a CDS encoding zinc-binding dehydrogenase → MKAAVLPQGSRSLEIQELDLPPLLPNQVKIKVKACGICGSDIHLVLHGKMKASYSPCVPGHETSGVVEEIGEQTTKFKKGDRVVVSAGTSCGKCKHCLVGRENLCEEIGVLGFNQRGGFAEYLQIEERYLHQLPDEIPFTEGAILADAVSTPYHAVKYQGEIKPGDSVAIIGCGGLGIHGVAIAKALGAGRIFAVDIDSGSLENAKAYGADELILVEKNMQVGKVLKEKSGGIDLLCDFSGYMPNIENSVRAMNRGGRIVLVGIGRNKLEIPMPFFLIERQIRITGSYGSDRRAIPELIQLYQDKKLSLTKSISGIHKLEDTNEFLHALEEKKGNPIRFIINPEL, encoded by the coding sequence ATGAAAGCAGCAGTTCTTCCACAAGGGTCAAGATCTCTTGAAATTCAAGAATTAGATCTCCCTCCTCTTCTTCCCAACCAAGTAAAAATCAAAGTCAAAGCCTGTGGTATCTGTGGGTCAGACATCCATTTGGTTCTTCATGGTAAAATGAAAGCTAGTTACAGTCCTTGTGTCCCAGGACATGAAACTTCTGGAGTTGTGGAAGAAATTGGAGAACAAACCACCAAATTCAAAAAAGGCGACCGAGTGGTCGTTAGCGCGGGAACTTCCTGTGGAAAGTGTAAACATTGTTTAGTGGGACGAGAAAACCTTTGTGAAGAGATAGGGGTTCTTGGATTCAATCAACGTGGCGGGTTTGCGGAATACTTACAAATCGAAGAACGTTACCTTCATCAGTTACCAGATGAAATTCCATTTACCGAAGGAGCCATTCTTGCGGATGCAGTCTCCACTCCTTACCACGCCGTCAAATACCAAGGAGAAATCAAACCTGGTGACAGTGTTGCTATCATTGGATGTGGAGGACTTGGAATCCATGGAGTCGCTATTGCAAAAGCATTAGGAGCTGGCCGAATTTTTGCTGTCGATATTGATAGTGGTTCTTTGGAAAATGCTAAGGCATATGGAGCCGATGAACTGATACTTGTTGAAAAAAATATGCAAGTGGGTAAGGTATTAAAGGAAAAATCGGGCGGTATAGATCTGTTATGCGACTTTTCTGGATATATGCCTAACATCGAAAATTCGGTCCGCGCAATGAACCGAGGGGGCCGCATTGTCCTTGTGGGAATTGGCAGAAACAAACTAGAAATTCCTATGCCGTTTTTTCTAATCGAAAGACAAATTCGTATCACAGGTTCTTATGGTTCTGATAGAAGAGCAATCCCCGAACTCATCCAACTCTATCAAGATAAAAAGTTAAGCCTTACCAAGTCCATCAGTGGGATTCATAAACTAGAAGATACTAATGAATTTTTACATGCTTTGGAAGAAAAAAAAGGAAACCCAATTCGATTCATCATCAATCCAGAATTATAA
- a CDS encoding adhesin OmpL37 family surface protein — MKRFSVILLLFLTAIGEMTPDQSSSKATQLIRVSYGLKDNYEFLRILNSTISNRGTEDQKKYFKRCVQHHIESEILHLQMDLGRSYSELRRTQGLLIQLYIYVLEDEIEELEIELGRLARLANGKEKTETKLYLRLGYREIAVAKQKLLVGKNIRPYLYLMKLQELAYSLKSLKQSEKYIVLLGLLHDSVDEFDKETRTFTDMVHEVNRIIFNDREKYLRLLYDSHFDSYGSLDYYELIWKQPDLHELATGIPGFDPSYVRNPEEATPPSFK; from the coding sequence ATGAAACGTTTTTCGGTAATACTATTACTCTTTCTCACTGCAATCGGAGAGATGACACCGGACCAGTCCAGTTCCAAAGCGACTCAGTTAATTCGTGTTAGCTATGGACTTAAGGATAACTACGAGTTTCTACGCATTTTGAATTCCACAATCAGCAACAGAGGAACGGAAGACCAAAAAAAATACTTCAAACGTTGTGTTCAACACCATATCGAATCAGAAATTCTCCATTTGCAAATGGACTTGGGAAGATCCTATTCAGAACTCAGAAGGACACAAGGGCTTCTCATTCAACTTTATATTTATGTTTTAGAAGATGAAATTGAAGAATTGGAAATTGAATTGGGTCGGCTTGCTCGACTTGCCAACGGAAAAGAAAAAACAGAAACCAAACTCTATCTTCGTTTGGGGTATCGCGAAATTGCTGTTGCCAAACAGAAATTACTCGTGGGTAAAAATATCAGACCTTATTTATATCTAATGAAACTCCAAGAGTTGGCCTATTCTTTAAAATCACTCAAACAATCCGAAAAGTATATTGTCCTTCTCGGGTTGTTACATGATTCCGTTGATGAATTTGATAAAGAAACTCGAACTTTTACAGATATGGTGCATGAAGTAAATCGTATCATTTTTAATGATCGTGAAAAGTATTTACGTTTGCTTTATGATAGTCATTTTGATTCCTATGGATCCTTGGACTATTACGAACTTATTTGGAAACAACCAGATTTACATGAATTGGCGACAGGGATTCCCGGATTCGATCCGTCTTATGTAAGAAACCCAGAAGAAGCCACACCTCCTAGTTTTAAATAG
- a CDS encoding ATP-binding protein, which yields MNSLSEKHLLAIVKKSGIGILILDQNLNIVLANSWFLKSSGFQESELTHSSFLDKFPELKDTRTFQSIELCLQYSQYSILTHTLNPFPFPLYDNEKKRELNERIYQYLHIIPITIENETDHFCMIQISDVSQQVVREKLLREQMTLANQREGEAQKASQAKTDFLASMSHEIRTPLNAILGMTDTLNETKLTEEQQEYLTVLRNSGKALFNIINDILDLSRIESGKFEMEHIHFSIRNLMTETISLFFMKAKVKGIEVEFHVEDDIAESIAGDSTRLQQVLINLLGNAMKFTEKGKITVTASLCENKKNLKISVKDTGIGIPKEKLTSIFESFTQVDSSTTRKYGGTGLGLTITKKLIQLMGGDISVVSEVGLGSNFIFEIPYEGFIKRISGINQHWLNLELPEPENFPTCRVLLAEDSEENIFIIKTFFRKYPIEIVTAYNGKQALENYKTQKFDIILMDMQMPEMDGLEATREIRKMEVANQTSATNSIPIIAISANVQKEDISKSFLAGITSYLSKPVRKQEILKLIYFFLAM from the coding sequence GTGAATTCTTTAAGCGAAAAACATCTACTGGCAATTGTGAAAAAATCTGGAATAGGGATCTTAATTCTAGATCAAAATCTCAATATTGTTTTAGCCAATAGTTGGTTTTTAAAAAGTTCAGGATTCCAAGAATCTGAACTAACACATTCTTCTTTTTTAGATAAATTCCCCGAATTAAAAGATACCAGAACATTCCAATCCATTGAACTTTGTTTACAATATTCTCAATATTCTATATTAACCCATACTCTAAATCCATTTCCGTTTCCACTTTATGATAACGAAAAAAAAAGAGAACTAAACGAAAGAATTTATCAATACCTACATATCATTCCAATTACTATCGAAAACGAAACAGATCATTTTTGTATGATTCAAATTTCCGATGTCTCACAACAAGTGGTTCGAGAAAAACTTTTGCGAGAACAAATGACTTTAGCAAATCAAAGAGAAGGTGAAGCACAAAAAGCATCACAGGCAAAAACTGATTTTTTGGCATCCATGAGTCATGAAATCAGAACTCCTTTAAACGCAATTCTCGGAATGACTGACACACTAAATGAAACGAAGTTAACAGAAGAACAACAAGAATACTTAACTGTACTTCGCAACTCCGGAAAAGCCCTATTCAACATCATAAACGATATTTTGGATTTATCGAGAATCGAATCTGGAAAATTTGAGATGGAACATATCCATTTCTCGATTCGAAACCTAATGACGGAAACCATTTCTTTGTTTTTTATGAAAGCAAAAGTAAAAGGAATCGAAGTTGAATTTCATGTGGAAGACGATATCGCGGAAAGTATAGCTGGAGATTCTACACGATTACAACAGGTTCTCATCAATTTATTAGGTAATGCAATGAAGTTTACGGAAAAAGGAAAAATAACCGTAACTGCTTCGTTATGCGAAAATAAGAAAAATTTAAAAATTTCAGTAAAAGATACCGGAATTGGAATACCGAAAGAAAAACTAACATCAATCTTTGAAAGTTTTACACAAGTAGATAGTTCTACCACTAGAAAGTATGGTGGAACCGGTCTTGGACTCACAATTACAAAAAAATTAATCCAACTCATGGGTGGAGATATTTCTGTAGTCAGTGAAGTTGGTTTAGGATCTAATTTTATCTTTGAAATTCCCTATGAAGGTTTTATCAAACGCATTTCGGGAATCAACCAACACTGGTTGAATTTAGAACTCCCTGAACCAGAAAATTTCCCAACCTGCAGAGTTCTATTAGCAGAAGATTCAGAAGAAAATATTTTTATCATTAAAACATTTTTTCGAAAATACCCAATCGAAATTGTTACTGCTTATAATGGAAAACAAGCTTTAGAAAATTACAAAACACAAAAATTCGACATCATTTTAATGGATATGCAAATGCCTGAAATGGATGGGTTAGAAGCGACAAGGGAAATACGAAAAATGGAAGTGGCCAATCAAACTAGTGCCACAAACTCTATTCCTATCATTGCAATTTCAGCAAACGTACAAAAAGAAGATATCAGCAAAAGTTTTTTAGCAGGAATTACATCTTATCTTTCTAAACCAGTGAGGAAACAGGAAATCTTAAAATTGATATATTTTTTTCTAGCGATGTAA